One window of the Rosa rugosa chromosome 3, drRosRugo1.1, whole genome shotgun sequence genome contains the following:
- the LOC133740552 gene encoding cyclin-C1-2-like translates to MASNFWTSSHYKQLSDQEDVDVVLPLDKEKGITLEDFKLIKMHMANYISKVAQHVKVRQRVVATAVTYMRRVYTRKTMSEYDPRLVAPTCLYLASKAEESTVQAKLLVFYIRKLYSDEKYRCEIKDILEMEMKILEALNYYLVIYHPYRSLSQLLQDTGLNDITMTQVTWGIVNDTYKMDLALVHPPHLIALACIYIASVLREKDTTAWFEELRVDMNVVKNISMEILDFYENHRMITEERCNAALNKLPSRV, encoded by the exons ATGGCTTCCAATTTCTGGACTTCGTCTCACTA CAAACAGCTTTCGGACCAGGAAGATGTGGATGTTGTGCTCCCACTTGATAAAGAGAAGGGCATCACTCTTGAAGACTTCAAGCTCATCAAGATGCATATGGCCAATT ATATATCCAAAGTGGCACAACATGTGAAAGTGAGACAAAG GGTTGTAGCTACTGCAGTTACATATATGAGGCGTGTGTATACCAG GAAGACTATGTCTGAGTATGATCCACGCCTTGTGGCTCCAACCTGCTTGTACCTGGCATCAAAAGCAGAAGAAAGCACAGTTCAGGCTAAACTTCTTGTATTTTACATCAGGAAATTAT ATTCTGATGAAAAGTATAGGTGCGAGATCAAAGACATACTTGAAATGGAGATGAAGATTTTAGAAGCTCTCAACTATTATCTAGTTATATACCATCCTTACCGTTCATTGTCTCA GTTGCTTCAGGATACAGGCTTGAATGATATAACTATGACACAAGTAACCTG GGGAATTGTGAATGACACATACAAGATGGACCTTGCACTTGTACATCCTCCACACCTTATTGCTCTAGCTTGCATATACATTGCCAGCGTACTCAGAGAGAAAGACACCACGGCATGGTTTGAGGAGCTCCGTGTGGATATGAATGTG GTGAAAAACATATCGATGGAGATATTAGATTTCTACGAAAACCACAGAATGATCACGGAAGAGCGGTGTAATGCTGCTCTCAACAAGCTACCCTCCAGAGTATAG